The genomic region TAAAATATTGTATACTGACACTTTAGGCATGTTACATCCTCCTTTCATTAAAACTTACTTAAGCTTTTACTGAATCTTTAATAGAAACTAAAGAACCTTTAGTTCCTGGAATTGCACCTTTAACTAAAATTAGATTTCTTTCTGGATCAACTTTCACAACTTGTAGGTTTTGTACAGTTACCCTTTCTCCACCCATTCTTCCAGGTAAAGTTTGTCCTTTAAAGACCCTAGCAGGCTGAATTGAACCTAAAGAACCAGGACCTCTGTGATAACGGGAACCGTGGGACATAGGTCCACGACCTTGATTGTGTCTTTTAATTGCACCAGCAAAACCTTTTCCTTTTGAAGTTCCAGTTACATCAACAAATTCGCCTTCTGCAAAAATATTTGCTTTGATTTCTTGACCAACTTCGTAAGAAGAAATATCTTCTAATCTAAACTCAGCTAAATATTTTTTAGGTGCAACATTGGCCTTTTTAAAATGCCCTTGTTGAGGTTTGTTTAGTTTTCTTTCAGAAACATCGCCAAACCCTAGTTGAATCGCTTCATAACCATCGGTTTCTACTGTCTTTTTTTGCACCACTACACAAGGACCTGCTTCTATAACAGTAACTGGTACAACTTCACCATCTTTGGTAAATACTTGAGTCATACCTATTTTTTTACCTAAAATTGCTTTTTCCATTGGTTGCCACCTCCCTAAGTAACTTGTTATAAACAGTTTAAAAGACCTCAACTAAATAGGCCTTTTATAGCTTGATTTCAATGTCAACACCAGCTGGCAGATCTAATTTCATTAGTGCATCTACAGTTTTAGGTGTTGGCTCAAGAATGTCTACTAATCTCTTATGGGTTCTCATTTCAAACTGTTCTCTAGAATCTTTATATTTGTGAACAGCCCTTAAGATGGTGTAAACACTCTTTTCTGTAGGCAACGGAATTGGACCTGATACTTTTGCACCAGTACTCTTCGCAGTCTCTACAATTTTTTCAGCAGATTGATCCAAAATTTTATGATCAAATGCCTTTAGACGGATACGAATTTTTTGAGTTGCCATTTTTTTACCTCCTTTTCGCCCATTTTAAAAACGGACATACTCGACGGAAACTATCCTAAAGATTAGGTAACCTTCCGCTTCATCGCTTGCCACAACATTTCTATTATACTATTTAAAATATCTAAATACAAGTCTTGACTTTTTAAAAAAGTTATATTTTGAAAGAAAAATATAAAACAAAATGATGGTATTGATGATATTTATAGATAAATATTTTTTATAGATGATATTTTGCAGGTTGTAGAAAACTACAACCTGCAAAAATCACTTAATTATTCAAGGATGTCTACAACAACTCCAGCACCTACAGTTCTACCACCTTCACGGATAGCGAACCTTAGTCCTTGCTCGATGGCAATTGGGGTAATAAGCTCAACGGTGATTTTAACGTTGTCACCAGGCATTACCATTTCAGTTCCTTCTGGTAAAGTGATTACACCGGTTACGTCAGTGGTACGGAAATAGAATTGTGGACGGTAACCGTTAAAGAATGGGCTGTGACGACCACCTTCTTCTTTTGTTAAAACGTAAACTTCTGCAGTGTATTTTTTGTGTGCTT from Anaerobranca californiensis DSM 14826 harbors:
- the rplC gene encoding 50S ribosomal protein L3, which translates into the protein MEKAILGKKIGMTQVFTKDGEVVPVTVIEAGPCVVVQKKTVETDGYEAIQLGFGDVSERKLNKPQQGHFKKANVAPKKYLAEFRLEDISSYEVGQEIKANIFAEGEFVDVTGTSKGKGFAGAIKRHNQGRGPMSHGSRYHRGPGSLGSIQPARVFKGQTLPGRMGGERVTVQNLQVVKVDPERNLILVKGAIPGTKGSLVSIKDSVKA
- the rpsJ gene encoding 30S ribosomal protein S10 is translated as MATQKIRIRLKAFDHKILDQSAEKIVETAKSTGAKVSGPIPLPTEKSVYTILRAVHKYKDSREQFEMRTHKRLVDILEPTPKTVDALMKLDLPAGVDIEIKL
- a CDS encoding EF-Tu/IF-2/RF-3 family GTPase, which translates into the protein GRGTVVTGRVERGVIKVGDEVQIVGFSDEPKKTVCTGVEMFRKMLDQAQAGDNIGALLRGVDRTEVERGQVLCKPGSIKAHKKYTAEVYVLTKEEGGRHSPFFNGYRPQFYFRTTDVTGVITLPEGTEMVMPGDNVKITVELITPIAIEQGLRFAIREGGRTVGAGVVVDILE